CATATGTAAACTGTCTTATAcagttattcatttatattattttatatggAAGTAATACTTATTATCCTCATAAAAACTAGGCGTGTCAACAAGAGTGGAATGAAAAGGTGTAAATGAACAAACTTGGAAATGCATTTCCTGATATTGCTTTACCGTAGTATTATGAACTAAATCCTCCAGATTAATCGTTCGACATATTATCAAAGAAAATTACCTACTTTACTCTAGGTATTCAGCAGTATATCATAGGCATTGCATCAACtataaaaatacaaatgaagAAAATGAATCATTCATCTTACAGACTGGAGCTCATAAACTTGAGTTACTTTGTTCACAGCGAATTCTATTTTATACCACTTCACATTTGTGTGCCATTTtaataataagtatatatttgtttttatgtcattcataatcttttttatttatacttTCAATGTTTATGTAACTCAACAACTACCTTGTATAATGGTTgaaattttattcagttttttGAGAAATTTGAACTTACTCAAATTGTTGATTTTTGAAAGTCGTATCAGAATTCGACACATTGATACTTGAATTTAAGGTACAGGTGCCGTTTAAGCTTAATACTTGTACCTAGACACCTAGGTGCACACCGAACATGTTTAAgaaatattgttattgttatgagCTGTGTCTCAGACAAACGTATACTAAATTGAATCTGCCCATCGAGAAACCACGTTTCGAATGTGGTTGAAAGGGATCTGATCTTACTGCAGTCGTCGCACTAGAAAAACAACGCTAGGACCTGAGGCCTAGTGGTTGAAATTCAGGTCACCTATTAGGATCACAGCATATTTCTGGCAAGTAAGACAAGTATCCCAATTAAATATTAAGCGTAACTGGATTTAGAACTAACTATTAATTTTCTGGAGGACAAAGGTGGTTATATTACAAGAAGTCATGTTTTAAGCCAATAAAATAGTAGGAAAGGGTTGGTCAGTCACAGAACTCCTCTTTCATTTTACCATCAACAAGATATGAAGTACAAATATGTGATGTGAATTTTTCGATACTTAGGGAAGAACATTTTGTCGATAGGATAGATTACTTAAACAACAGTTAGGTGGCTGTCAGTGTTCGAAAGTAACGAATGTACTTTTCTTCTCCATAAAAGCGTTAAGAACTTCAATGAGACTGATAGACGTTGCTACAAATAGCTGAAACGTCGATTCATATTTGGATAGCTGTGAAAATGCTTTTAAAGATTTGTCAAATACGATCAATTTCGCACGTAGAAAGCTAGCTGCTTATAGCGATCTAACTCACCCTTACAGAAGTTTTTACGTTACTATGGTCATGGGTGGTTGAGTGTATGACTGTATTATCAGAATAATCTTTATTTGTGAATTTTAACCCTTTAGAGAGAACGTTGTTCATTTCGTCTGGACAGAATGGTTATATTAGTTACCCTCACAATAAGCGCAAGTGTGTTGTATTATTCCCTAAATTTTGTATAAACAAAGGTAACACGTCTTCACTAACAGGgtaaataaaattactattacGTCATGTCCTACGATACAGCAGTGAAATAAAAAATGATCTGGAAATAGGTGTTATCAAAAGAGCAAATTCAAAACTAGCTCACCGTTCCAGAGACAATCCCCAAGCTATAACAGACAATCCTTCAGGTAACCCCATTGGTCTGAGCATTTCCGGACGAAATAGTCCAGAATTACCTATTTCCACCCACTTCTTGAGACCTGAAATTTAAATTCGGAGAAACAGTAGAATGTAAATATCGGTATATGAGACGTTAGACCATAAGTATTATGATGGTTTGTAGTACTAAGTAGATTATTGTAAAGTGGGGTGGAGTTCTCAACTGTGACTTACTAGTTGAATACTAAATCTCCAGATTAGTGGAAAAAAGCTCAAAAATCTACCATAAACGAACTAGGAAATGTAGTTTGTCACAACAATGGATAGTGGTTTTTCAAGTTGAGTCATGGATCGAAACTATACTTTATTCATAATAGCTTATACAGTAGCAATGTTGGGTGCCGGTTGGACGTAAATATGAAACAAGGCTTTGGACTTGCTAGTAGTCATTAAAACATGTTCACAGTCCTGAAAAATTCGTGTTATATTTAGGTTGCAACCACTTTCTAAAAACACTAATGATTAGGAGACCGTTAAAACAAGAATGCTACGGGCTTTCCTGTAGCCCATCCGACAAACATTGAACACTTAATCCGTAATGTACCAAAAAGCCACACTAGACCAATGAATAGGAAACCTAGGTTAATGTaaaaaggaacaaataaataagcaaattaATAAGAATGACGAACAAAAGCATTTTTGATTATTTACCAGGATGATAACTAAAAATTTCCATACTCGGTTCAGTATATGGATTATATGCTGGTTTAAATCTCAGTTGCGTAAGTCCTAACTTTGAAAAGAATGTTCgaattacagttttcaaatggCCTAAGCTAAGACCAAAGTCAGCGACTAGACCTTCAACTTGATGAAATTCTGCCAAATGAGTAGCGTCCAGATTTTCATTTCGAAATACACGATCAATACTGTAATATTTAGCTGGAGTAAATGGATTCTACAAACATAACACATAGAGACAATACGATAGTAAAATAAACCatatatatcatgtttgtttctCGTTATGGTTCGTTGTAAGGTTAAAAGCTCATTAACTGGGGGACAATAATTCAATCAGGTAGTCATACCAAACTAATGGTTGGAAGTTTAACGAGTGAATAATCACATTGTCAGGATAACAGTTTCCATGTTACATGAAGAATCAATTTCTCTAATAAAGAGTTGGTCAGTATTTCAAGACTTAGCGAGACTTGGAAAATACACTGGTTTCAATTGTTCAGCGTCGATAAACCACTCAACATACATGTACTGTAAAATTGGACCAAATCTTTATAATAACCCTCTAAAGAGTAACAATATGTCAGTGTCTCGAACACTGTGGTTAAAATGAGTAGTAGTCATGATCAGACAACTATCTATGCAAGATTACTGTAGACAACAAAAACGTGTTTGTTACTGAAAATAGATTTTAAAATGATCATTTATGAGgacttgaatatttttttcaaaaatggaACCGTAATTTACTAATCACAAAGACTAAAAAGGCACACTTGACTGTAAGGCAACACCGCACTCAGTAAAGAAGAATTTCATTGGTAGATATTGCCCCTAATAATTAACACCATACTTTACAAGTGAACTGCAGACTGATCGCAAAGTGAACTCATCAATGAACAGTAAATTGCAAAAATTTACAGTCTAATAAGAGAAGTAAGAAATACAAGTACTTCAGTATATTGTgaaactttaaaataaaatacgCTGAGACAGATTGAGGAATATGGATCTTCATAAGACGTTATCAGCTTTACATGATATAGCAGTTTTAAAAAAGGAAATGATCAACTTGATGAGATTAGCTATTATACATTCATTATGAACGGACAGAAGAAAGACAGTGATTCAAATGTATGTACATAACTGATTTTTCGTTTTAGGAGTACAAGTTCTCAATACATCTAGATTATCGATACAGGGTTGTGGAAACagctgaatttcattaaaatcatgaactgatctcaGTTAGACTACCACTGGAAgattgtttcgtcttagtatggaacgcACGCAAGAATCGAGTCCAAGAACTTTGGTCTCACGCGCAAGCGCTtatccactagaccactgagtcggcattcgaggtttccaacggtggtctaacatcaatcgcttcatgatctcaatcaattaaTTCTGATACAGTTGTTAGTGTTGAAACTGTTGGCGCTGAAAATTCTGGACACATGTGTTTACATGAAATCAATCACAAACAAGGTGGGTTTTGCAAGTTGTACCATATATCCAGAATGTCCAACATATAATCATCAGGGAATATTATTTCTTGAAATCAATCACACCTAATCTAATACCtgatttatatttgataataattatatgtgATTTGTTTGGACAACCTATGTTGGGGCAAAACACTTACATATTCAGCATCAACGTATTCATTTATTGTATATGTTTACATCTATTCTGAGTAAATACAATGGCAAACTAAATCGTCATTTCAAACGATATTCCAAAGTAAGTCACATCTGCAACTATTGTGAGGTGGTAGAACGTTCGATAATTTAGAACATGAATTTCTTGAAAATTTGAATGGCTCTTCAACTTGCTTATTAATGTATCGTACATCCACAACTGTCAATGATTGAGGCGTATACATTTTACACTTGGCTTTAGAAACGTGTGATCTTCGTTTATGCGTATATCTTTTGGAGTTTCGGTCTTCGATGATAACATGTAGCATGAAATAAGCTTGTATGATAGACACTCACATATTATTTTATGTGCATGAACTTCCTTCAGCCGAGATGCACTGACTATCGatatttatttacttgcttgcttacttacttacacgtGTTACTTCTAATGGAGCATAGTCctccaaccagcattctccaacccactctgtcttgggccaTCCTTTTcggttctatccaattgttgttcattcttctcatgtctgtctccatttctcgacgtaatgtgttctttggtcttcctcttttattttggccttgaggattccatgtgagtgtttgccttgtgacacagttgggtgctttcctcaatgtgtgtcctatctacttccagcgtttcttcctgatttcttcaccCGTtcggatctgatttgttctctcccatagtaggttgttgctgatagtgacTATCGATAGGCGtgaagtttattatttatttggcGATTCACAGAGATGTACACATTATATGGGTTCTACAGTACTTCAGAATACAACTAAGTTTGAAAATGTCTTTGGAATATGGAATTCCGGATTATTGGTTTTGACCATCTCCAACAATAATTTAGAGTACAGTAGATAGTTTTACTAAATTGTGTCAGATCATAGTAAAACGTGTGCTATCGTTGGGCAATTATTTTTCACCTAACATTCCTCAGTGTTGATTCAGTTGTGAATTTCTATTGAATTACTTGTTATTTAGTTTTAAGCAAAGAAGATTTGGAAGCCATTTCTGTGCATTTGTAAACAGTGATTGTTTTTGGCACATATAATCTTTTTCTAACTTGTTATTGGGCTTATCGTCGAGATGGTCTCATTTATAATGAGTATGAACctgtaatattttaaaataaaacaatggtATTTGCTAATTAGATTAATTGTATCTTTTACGAATATGACCTAAATCATTGTGTGCAGGTAATTAAACAAAGGACTGATTGTATGTAGtttcattattcataaaatcaattgatgaatgcTTAATAACAAGCATGTTTAAATTATGAGTAGTGAGAATTCCTGTTGTTTTTCTACACTTGATTTACAATGCaagaatccagcctgttgattttGAAGTTGGGTCTCTCCTGAGTTTTTCATCTAGTTCAGCAACACTTTGTTGAAAATGTTTCCTGGTACCGATAATGGTATGATTCCTCCATAGTTCacacatttgctcaggtctcctttctttggtatcttgatgagatattcttctttccagtctgttgagATTTGTTCCTCCTTGTTAATCTTCCTGAAGAGAacgtgaagcatgtttgcagttgcttcTATGTTTGACTTTAATGCTTCCGGTGAtgtattgtcaggtcctgctgctttcccataCATGATTTGTCCGATGGCCATCATGATTTCTCCCATCGCCGGTGGAGTGACGTCTATaagaagatctgtgtgtgctgctttgatgtccggtgggttcagtggagctggtctattcaagagtccCTCGAAGtgctctacccatctgttccactGTCCTTGAATGtcagtgattgtcttgccttctttgtcctcgaccggtctctctggttcacCATATTTCCTCATCAGTTTcatcgttgtgtcatatagctgtctcatatttccttgtCCTAtagctttttccgctgtcttTGCAATCTCTTCAACGTATTTCTGCTTATCAGCGCTGACGcctttcttcacttgcttgttcgcTTCTGTGTGTTCAGCTGGCGCCTTGACTTTTCCTGTTCTTTTTCAACTGTCGCTGAATTACGGTTCGCttgttcttctcttcttgaatcttgtccagagATTCCATAGGGATCCACTCCTTAGGATGATGCAGCTGGcgacccagaacctcctgacacgttgaagttagtgccttttgatctctttccagttgtccatCATAGTCTGTTTCTCTTCTCTGAGTAGATATTGCaaggcttgaaacctgttgttggGAGATACcatgaattggttgagtttgtcagtatctcgtaGGTAGGCTGTATTGGACCTTCGTAATGGTGCTTCCGCAgatgtccagtgtttctttagcctCAGTTTCGCCTTGCACACAACCTGGTGGTGATCTGAGGCTATGTTATCTCCTCttctggttctcacgtcttctattgtccttctgaatttttcattGGTACAAATATGACCCATCTGGTTCTCCGTGTTGTAATGCGGTGAGACACATGTAaccttgtatatgttgaggcctactggtgcagaggctgctgctacactagttgtcttcatctgcacttgttcatgtgtatgggatagtaGAGCCAGGTCATTTGTGAAGTTCATGCCGTCTAATTGATTCCAAAGTGTGCACTGAGTTCCTTGCTTCATCTCAGACATGGAGGTTTTAATAATCGAGCGATCAGAGTAGTGTTAGCGTTTATTCACAGTGAATGTTTGT
This genomic stretch from Schistosoma haematobium chromosome 5, whole genome shotgun sequence harbors:
- a CDS encoding hypothetical protein (EggNog:ENOG410V4U4~COG:J), with amino-acid sequence MQLNDESPVHVVSNVTEIYQFLSIYREMIMAKYYSIDRVFRNENLDATHLAEFHQVEGLVADFGLSLGHLKTVIRTFFSKLGLTQLRFKPAYNPYTEPSMEIFSYHPGLKKWVEIGNSGLFRPEMLRPMGLPEGLSVIAWGLSLERPTMIRYGYKNIRDLIGPKIDLNMIYKAPLCRMYKC